The genome window AATGCAAATTTACACATTGCCCATCAAGGCACCAAGCAATGGAAACTTAGATATTATGAGAGCAAGGACTAACATTTCCTGTTGATTCTTGCATGTCAAAACAATCTTAGCTTGTCCAAGTTGCTCCCATTGTCTAAGTAAACCCCGATTGCTGCAGAAGATATGCCAAATGAGTCTGGGGTGCCTCGGTTTTCACAAACTACTGATAACACAAGGTAGCTAAATAGCTCATTGACACAAGCTTCACAGGAAAAAAAATAAGGGTGGAAAAATAAGATTACTGAAACCTGCACTTTCCATCCATTTAATCTCAATACAGTCTACATCCACCACTCACTAGTTGTTTGAAAAGTTACCTTTTTGTATGAAGGACTACAACATAATGAAAAAAAAAAGGAGTCAATACTGTATTTAAGATCACATATGGATGGTGCGATAGTGTTAAGGCCTTAGCTCTGGAGATGGGTGATGGAATAGTTAAGGCCATAGCTCTGGGAGTCCGAGGACTCCACAGATTGGTGATAAGATAGTTAAGGACTTAAGGCCGTACGGACAACACAAATAGTGCACTCTTCAGTGGTTAAAACTCAGCAGCTACTCAGACAAGATAAAATGGTTTGTGAGCCTTCAATCCAATAAAGACAGGTCCCAGTACCCATGCAGAAATACACTCGATATTATTTTGATTAGTATAACAGCATTTATTCAAAATCAATCAATGAGTACCAGCATCTCTGTATCTACGCAAATTGAGCCTACATAGGGTACAGTATCTCTATAAAGAGAAAATATACATCAGCCATCCTTCAACTAAAACTACCTAATGAAGAAACAGTGCAAACCGCATTAACACCTTGACAACAATTCTGCGTACAAGCCAGTCGCTGCATCTGCAAGAGATTAGCAATGAATGAGGCGTTAGTTGGCTCAAAAGTTCAGTACATATAGCAAAAGTTCAGTGCCGATCTGGCTAAGATTTGGTGGTTGCAGATTAGGAAATCACACAGGTTATACAATTTTTAGCTAAGTAAAAAAAAAGAAGCCTATGGATGATTCAAAGGAAAAGAGGGGGGTGCACCGAACCAACAGCAAGCTTCCCCTTGGAGATGAACTTACGGGCACATTGGGAAGCTATTTTACCAGCCCCCATCTTGAGGTCCTGACGCACCACTAAAACCTGCAGTTCGCATTGGCATTACTGAGAGCGAGCTCATCTCCAGAGTTGTGAAGTTCAAAGAGAGCAGCAATACTTGAAACAAAAAAAAAATCAGAAGACCAACGTCGTACACCCTCGCAACGGAGCTATATCGAACGCGATAAAGCACAACCGGCAAACGGTGGAGAAAATTGGAATTATGCCTTATCAAACTAAGGATTCGCTCGAATGCCATTATGAGAACACGCTTCGTTATTACGCCATTCTCAAACACTGGCTTACAGATAAAATGCCATTTAGGGAGTTATTTGACAAAATATCAACTGATCGGACTGTTTTACCCCTAAACTAAACTGTTGCTCGTTCTCTGTCTCCAGTCGCTCGTTCTCTGTCTCCTCTTTGTTCTCGGCCCCGCCGTGCCTCGGTCAGCGTCATGTGCTTACCACGCTCAAAACGCTTTGTTCTCTCTGTCTCCTCTCGCTCGTTCTGTCTCCTCCTCTCTGCTCTCTGGACGTCTCACAGCGCACGGCTCAACATCCTGACGGACAGCAACAACTTCTGAGTTACCAGTTTTCTGGTCAGTTTACTAGTGTTAACATTTCTTTTACATGCAGAGTCGGGTGGGACCAGTTCAATGGTTGAAGCCATATACTGATGAAGTTTTAGTAGAACTTGGTCAGAATGGTGTGAAGAGCCTCCTGGCTGTTCCAGTAAGGTAATGATTGTTGGCATGGTCGCAGGAATTAGGAATTTTTCTATATTACTGGCAGTGCTAATGCATCTGCTCTTGGGTTCAATTTAAGGAGCATAAGCTCTGAATTTTTCCAGCTGTAATCATACCCGATCAGTTGATGCATTAGCACTGGAGACAGAGAATGCCATTAGGAGAAAACGAACGAGCGACTGGAGACAGAGAACAAGCAACAGTTTAGTTTAGGGGTAAAATAGTCCGATCAGTTGATATTTTGTCAAATAACCCCCTAAATGGCATTTTATCTGTAAGTCAGTGTTTGAGAATAGCGTAATAACGAAACGTGTTCTCATAATGGCATTCGAGCGAATCCTTAGTTTGATAATGACATAATTCCAATTTTCTCCAAACGGTGATATTCCAGTGTTAATCAGAGGTAGGCGGTACATATACTACATAGCAGCGAAGGGATCCCAGCACACCGCACACTCGCAGCTTAACATACCATCTTAAGCTCCTCGCCGCCCGAGGCAAACGAGGTCCCCGACGCCCGCTTGGAGCTGGAGGCCCGCGCGGGTGCGGCGGCCGGAGCCGGCGCGGGGCTGGACTTGGGCCTCCACGACGAGGACAAGTCGAGGAGGAGGCCTAGGAGGAACCCGATGGCGAGGCCCGGGAGGAAGTTCGCCGGGCGGAGGCTCGCGGCGAGCCACGGCTCCTCGCCCTGCGACAAGGAGTGGACGAGAGAGAGAGTAGAGAGTGAGGGTTCCGCAACGCAGCTGACGGAGGGGACGGGGCTCGTTGGGCGGTGCGTGCGCGTACCTTCCTCCGGGTGGGGTTCTGGTGCGGCGGGTTTCGCCGCGGCGGAGGAGCCATGGAGGATGGAGGTGGAGCAGTGGGTGGGGAAGGAAGGAGACGTGCTTGTCGATAACGTGTTGCTGCGTGGGCCGGATGTCTGCCAGTGTTAGTTCTGTTGCGTCGAATGGATGGGATGTGCTGCTTGTGCACTTGGGCCGCATGGGCTGGGCTGGGCATCAGTATAAAGGCCGGAATTAACAGCACATTCATCTTATACGGTCCATTCATGTCTACATTTTCCCCTACAAAAGTCGCTGGTACAAGTACAATATGATTCGGAATAAAAAAACAAGTGAAGGTCGATTACTTAAGAAAGCGAATATCACTTCTTTTTGACGCTATGTTTGAGCCATCATGTGTCCCATGACGACTTGGAATTGCAGCTCCCAAACGCATGCGCTACACGTAGCCTGAGAGGTCGGCTGGTCGTCTTATTAGCAAGGGCATGGTTTTTGCCAACACTGCACGGCCGATCAAATGGCACGGGGAGTCGAATGGCTTGGACGTGCTTGGTACGCTTATACTGCTGATTCTGGGCAGGCAGGCATTCCAGTCCGGCGGAAAGCAAGTTCGGCACATAGCGCGTACCGACCGACTAATAATTTGCTCGAACTCCGCGGTACTGTGTGGTTAGTTTTCAGAAGACGCGAAACCGATATCAGATCAGTCGCTTCGTTAAGAAAAGGTAGATAGCGGCGGAGACCGCAgagccagacagagctgagcgtCATGGGGAGCGAACGAAGTTCGGTGCACGGTGACCAAACCCAGATCTCTCCTCTTCTTTTTTGTCAACAACACTGTGTTGTGTCCTGTGTCGTCAGTGTCACTGTGACCACCACCACCCCTCTGCGAGGAAACAGAGCACTCGCTCGCTGAAAGATATCCAAGTGCACTACCCGTTACGTAACGAAACGACCTCACCGAAAACCCGAAGAAAACTTCAAGGAAACCAGCAGCGCATCGGCGCCAAATAAAGCACTATTATCGCTAATCAGAAGCACCCGTTTTCTCGAGCCATCTCGATCGACATGCACGTAGTCCGTTCCGTTCCGTTCCGTTCCGTTCTCGACCAATCATTATAGCGGCGATTCGGACGCGAAAGCGCCGGCTCGCACACGCTACTGCGCAAGCCCGACGCGGCGTGGCAGACGGCCGGTCTGCCGGCGGAGCCAAGGTGGCACGTAGCAGACGTGATGGGATCGCGGCATGGCGCTCGCGCTCGAGATCGCCCCGCACGTACACGTGCGCAGCGCAGGCGTGGAGCCggagaggccgagacgggcggcgccACGGCCACGCTCTGCGTGCGCTCCATTGACATTGACCTCCGGACTCCAGCGCAGTGCGCAGCCCACGACTCCGCGCGCGGACGGGCAGGGGAGTCATGTCCGCGGCGCCCCGCCTCACATGCCATGATACCTGCCTGACACGGCCGCGGGCCGCCAGCTCGCA of Zea mays cultivar B73 chromosome 8, Zm-B73-REFERENCE-NAM-5.0, whole genome shotgun sequence contains these proteins:
- the LOC103635865 gene encoding probable peptidyl-tRNA hydrolase 2 isoform X1 translates to MNGPYKMNVLLIPAFILMPSPAHAAQVHKQHIPSIRRNRTNTGRHPAHAATRYRQARLLPSPPTAPPPSSMAPPPRRNPPHQNPTRRKGEEPWLAASLRPANFLPGLAIGFLLGLLLDLSSSWRPKSSPAPAPAAAPARASSSKRASGTSFASGGEELKMVLVVRQDLKMGAGKIASQCAHAATGLYAELLSSNRGLLRQWEQLGQAKIVLTCKNQQEMNRLKETAEHRGIPTFIVADAGRTQVLAGSKTVLAIGPGRKADIDSVTGKLRLL
- the LOC103635865 gene encoding uncharacterized protein isoform X2 — translated: MNGPYKMNVLLIPAFILMPSPAHAAQVHKQHIPSIRRNRTNTGRHPAHAATRYRQARLLPSPPTAPPPSSMAPPPRRNPPHQNPTRRKGEEPWLAASLRPANFLPGLAIGFLLGLLLDLSSSWRPKSSPAPAPAAAPARASSSKRASGTSFASGGEELKMVLVVRQDLKMGAGKIASQCARKFISKGKLAVGSMQRLACTQNCCQGVNAVCTVSSLAIGVYLDNGSNLDKLRLF